GAGCAAACCCTGGGTGAGAACGGTAAAGGTCGTCCCTACCCCCGGAAGTACGCCTCCATCCGCCGCTGCGTCAAGGACCTCATCGAGGACGGTGGCGAGTTCTACGCCACCATCGATGGGCGCGACGTCGAGCGCGGGGGCTCGCGGGTCGTTCGCGGCCAGATCGTCGACGTCTCCTTCGAGATGAGCGAGGAGGTCGCTAGCCTGACCCTCGAGACCGACGACGGCTCCGTGAGCGTCGGCGGCCGGGTTGCCGCAATCGAGGACGTCGAGGCCCACGAGATACACATCGGTCGCCAGGAACCGCCGACGCTCGAGTAGTGCGTGAGGTGGTGGGTGCGTCGGTGGTTACGTGAGGTGGTGGGTGCGTCGGTGGGTACGTGAGGTGGTGGGTGCATCGATGGGTACGTGAGGCCGTCGGCGTGTCCAATCGAGCGTCGATTCAAACTCGAGGAGCGAGTCGGGAACCGACCTCTAACGTTGCCCTCGTCAACCAAATGATAAAGTTTCTTGACGGGATTTCACGACTAGCGGGTATGGACCCACGCATCCGCGAACACGCCGAAATCATTGTCGACCACTCCGTCGACGTACAGAAAGGCGACAACGTCAGAATCAGCGCACCGCCTATCGCCCAGGACCTCGTCGTGGCGATTCACGAACTGCTCGGCGAGCGCGGCGCCCACCCATCGCTCAGCGCGTCGAACAGCGCCGCCAGCCGCGCCTACCGGCGAGCCGTCGATCCCGAGGACCTCGAGTGCCCCAGCCACGTCCTCGCGGCCGCCGAGGAGACGGACGTCTTCATCTCGATCCGCGCCTCGGAGAACACTTACGAGACGAGCGACGTCGACCCCGAAGTCACCGCAGCGTTCGGGCAGGCCTACAAGCCCATCCAGGACGAAGTCATGGGCAAGCGCTGGGTCGGCACCCAGTACCCCGCCCCGGGGAACGCCCAGGACGCGGAGATGAGCACCGAGGCCTACGAGGAGTTCGTCTGGGGTGCGATCACCAGAGACTGGGACGCCCAGCGGGAGTTCCAGCAGCAGCTGGTCGAGATCCTCGATCCCGCCGACGAGGTTCACATCGTGAGCGGCGACACGACGGACGTGGCGATGTCGGTCGCGGGGAACCCGACGCTCAACGACTACGCGGAGAAGA
This region of Natronosalvus halobius genomic DNA includes:
- a CDS encoding aminopeptidase, with the protein product MDPRIREHAEIIVDHSVDVQKGDNVRISAPPIAQDLVVAIHELLGERGAHPSLSASNSAASRAYRRAVDPEDLECPSHVLAAAEETDVFISIRASENTYETSDVDPEVTAAFGQAYKPIQDEVMGKRWVGTQYPAPGNAQDAEMSTEAYEEFVWGAITRDWDAQREFQQQLVEILDPADEVHIVSGDTTDVAMSVAGNPTLNDYAEKNLPGGEVFTAPVPDSVEGEVLFDKPLMAQGREITDVYLEFEDGEVVSHAAEKNEEVLSTVLETDDGARRLGELGIGMNRDITEFTYNMLFDEKMGDTVHMAVGRAYEETVGEGNERNDSSVHMDMIVDMSEDSFIEVDGEVVQRDGAFVFEDGFEG